Part of the Methanobrevibacter olleyae genome is shown below.
TATATATGACTAGAATTATTCTAAATAATTATTAATCTTGTTTTTTATTTTTTAAAAAAAGAAAAAGAGGTTTTATCCTCTTTTATCTATTAATTGTTTAATTGTCTTTTTAATTTAATTGCTATTTTTATTTATTTAACAGCTTTCTTTAAAGCTTGATCGATATCTGCTATAATGTCTTCTACATTCTCAATACCTACGGACATTCTAATAAAGTCAGGACTAACTCCAGTAGACTCTTGCTCCTCTGGGGATAATGTAGAATGAGTGGTAGAAGCAGGATGTACAACTAAAGTTTTAGCATCACAAATATTAGCAAGGTGAGATAATAACTCTACACTTTCAATGAATTTTTTACCTTCTTCAATTCCACCTTTAATACCAAAACCAAGTACACAGCCATACTTTCCATTTAAATACTTTTTAGCAATTTCATGGTTAGGATTATCTTCAAGTCCAGGGTAATTTACCCAAGAAACAAGTTCATGATCATCAAGGAATTTAGCAACTTCAAGAGCATTTTCAGTATGTTGTTTAACTCTTAAAGACATTGTTTCAAGACCTTGAAGTAAGATAAATGCATTAAATGGGCTGATACAACTACCTAAGTCTCTCATGATTTGTACACGTGCTTTAGTAATGTAAGCTGCATCACCAAATCTATCAACATAAACAAGGCCATGATAGCTTTCATCAGGTTCTGTAAATTCTGGAAATTTCCCATTAGTCCAATCAAAGTTACCGGAATCTACAATAGTTCCTCCAAGGGAAGTACCATGTCCTCCAAT
Proteins encoded:
- a CDS encoding O-acetylhomoserine aminocarboxypropyltransferase/cysteine synthase family protein, whose amino-acid sequence is MKRKYGDRTLEVHAGQEEADPATGARAVPIYQTSSYVFESAEYAANIFALKEPGNIYTRLNNPTNDVFEKRVAAIEGGVGALSTSSGMAAITLAILNITQCGDEIVSGDNLYGGTYSLFKTTLKRFGITVNFVDSQDTESFEDAITDKTKLIYCESIGNPKLDVPDFEKLADIAHRHGIPLIVDNTSAIGMVKPIEHGADIVVHSATKIIGGHGTSLGGTIVDSGNFDWTNGKFPEFTEPDESYHGLVYVDRFGDAAYITKARVQIMRDLGSCISPFNAFILLQGLETMSLRVKQHTENALEVAKFLDDHELVSWVNYPGLEDNPNHEIAKKYLNGKYGCVLGFGIKGGIEEGKKFIESVELLSHLANICDAKTLVVHPASTTHSTLSPEEQESTGVSPDFIRMSVGIENVEDIIADIDQALKKAVK